The following are encoded together in the Phaseolus vulgaris cultivar G19833 chromosome 9, P. vulgaris v2.0, whole genome shotgun sequence genome:
- the LOC137820476 gene encoding F-box/LRR-repeat protein At5g63520, whose amino-acid sequence MEKPSSSRKSSTKVKASSDVNTSLSMLNEDLLQNILARLPALPFASAACVSKAWNSLCNRILSRPKLSSALSINPSLPDAVNEVVQRVLSEPIRPHFAIANTGTGFCTSRTLQLIRKSLGSNIPVIVTVANGIIGRDAVTDEFKEVKWGALFSGFGGEAYAKFINEGLVLTVGYLPGLKVEAVPLRRPPKSSQAPWVDNFIKDIKEYSAIVSGRPFPVGIILFGEENSDMKLVLEKLDYAMPMDTIVVGDERGSFDFVHKSGNDSRIICSKKGNVEAVALVFAQDRDRSLGTIRFHVALSNGVSTVGPRYKAASVRPNTIDGATWLTARREGQQELLDGQSILLDINNLLDNHIESPDLYIGVIKHRKFSTGAEKPMPRTCVAYHGIVGGDEEYLYVDGIGIKTGDFFQFYYSDPNTALSSLTKVHDALKSITLERDSKSFKGNGDNAANVFGGLIFACYGRGESFFGRHNVDSSPFLENFPGVPVSGIFCGGEMVRPCTTVIGQCEGASPVSCCLHVYSTVYLAMSYTPPSVED is encoded by the exons TGAACACAAGCTTGAGTATGCTGAATGAGGATCTTCTTCAGAACATTCTAGCGAGGCTTCCTGCTCTACCATTCGCTTCCGCAGCCTGCGTCAGCAAAGCATGGAACTCTCTCTGCAATCGCATCCTCTCTCGTCCCAAACTCTCTTCCGCGCTTTCTATCAACCCTTCGCTCCCC GATGCTGTGAATGAGGTTGTGCAAAGGGTTCTGTCGGAGCCAATTCGACCACATTTTGCTATTGCTAATACTGGAACTGGATTCTGCACTTCCAGGACTCTGCAGCTT ATTAGAAAGTCATTGGGATCTAATATTCCTGTTATTGTTACCGTGGCAAATGGTATTATTGGAAGGGATGCTGTTACTGATGAGTTTAAAGAG GTCAAATGGGGTGCCCTTTTTAGTGGCTTTGGTGgggaagcatatgcaaagtttATAAACGAAGGCTTAGTTTTGACTGTTGGCTACTTGCCTGGATTGAAAGTTGAAGCTGTGCCGTTGCGGCGGCCACCAAAG TCATCTCAAGCACCATGGGTTGACAATTTTATTAAGGATATTAAGGAATATTCAGCCATTGTCTCCGGTCGCCCATTCCCTGTTGGGATCATATTGTTTGGA GAAGAAAACAGTGACATGAAATTGGTTCTGGAGAAATTGG ATTATGCCATGCCTATGGACACAATCGTTGTGGGTGATGAGAGAGGCTCCTTTGACTTTGTACACAAAAGTGGGAATGATTCTAGAATCATTTGTAGTAAAAAAGGAAATGTAGAAGCTGTTGCTCTCGTATTTGCTCAGGACAGAGACAGGTCTTTGG GAACTATTAGGTTTCATGTTGCATTATCAAATGGTGTTTCAACTGTGGGTCCCAGATACAAGGCAGCCTCAGTTAGACCAAACACCATTGACGGTGCAACATGGCTAACTGCCAGGAGGGAAGGGCAACAGGAACTTCTTGATGGTCAGAGTATTCTACTTGATATCAATAATTTG CTGGACAATCATATTGAATCTCCTGATTTGTACATTGGGGTAATTAAACATAGGAAGTTCTCCACGGGAGCAGAGAAGCCAATGCCAAGAACTTGCGTTGCATATCATGGAATTGTGGG AGGTGATGAAGAGTATCTATATGTTGATGGCATTGGCATAAAAACAGGAGATTTCTTTCAGTTCTACTATTCAGATCCCAATACTGCCTTATCTTCATTAACCAAGGTCCATGATGCCCTCAAGAGTATTACACTGGAAAGAGATTCTAAGAGTTTCAAGGGTAATGGAGACAATGCTGCCAATGTTTTTGGGGGTTTAATTTTTGCTTGTTATGGCCGGGGTGAATCATTCTTTGGACGTCACAATGTTGATAGCTCCCCTTTCTTGGAGAATTTTCCTGGAGTGCCAGTTTCTGGAATATTTTGTGGTGGAGAAATGGTGCGCCCCTGTACCACTGTGATTGGTCAATGTGAAGGAGCAAGCCCCGTTAGTTGTTGTCTGCATGTTTACAGCACTGTCTACTTGGCAATGTCTTATACTCCTCCTTCTGTGGAAGATTAG